In a single window of the Streptomyces cinnabarinus genome:
- a CDS encoding barstar family protein: MNGNDRVVLVPRGLAEVDRHLRELESRGGRVLRLRSADLMTERGIYETFAEVLGFPGYFGRNWDAMVDCLDDLCGAVTGGVGVTVVVDEADRLLEAEHFPLFVSVLCQAADRANSGVDLDGCPRDRPAVAQHFVFEFLDFEAEDIARRVAQPDLSVTVAAGTVGAALDPGVWHGR; this comes from the coding sequence ATGAACGGGAACGATCGGGTCGTCCTCGTCCCCCGAGGGCTGGCTGAGGTCGACCGGCACCTGCGAGAGCTGGAGTCGCGAGGAGGCCGTGTCCTGCGCCTTCGCTCCGCCGACCTGATGACCGAGCGAGGCATCTACGAGACCTTCGCCGAAGTCCTCGGGTTCCCCGGCTACTTCGGCCGGAACTGGGACGCGATGGTGGACTGCCTGGACGACTTGTGCGGTGCGGTGACCGGTGGAGTGGGGGTGACCGTGGTCGTCGACGAGGCGGACCGCCTGCTGGAGGCGGAGCACTTCCCGCTGTTCGTCTCGGTCCTGTGCCAGGCGGCGGACCGGGCGAACTCGGGGGTCGACCTGGACGGTTGCCCTCGGGACCGGCCTGCCGTCGCCCAGCATTTCGTCTTCGAGTTCCTCGACTTCGAGGCCGAGGACATCGCGCGGCGGGTGGCGCAACCGGACCTGTCCGTGACCGTGGCGGCCGGGACGGTCGGGGCGGCGCTCGACCCCGGGGTGTGGCATGGGCGCTGA
- a CDS encoding BTAD domain-containing putative transcriptional regulator: MPRRSSSTGSPTTPRNRTPQPVRVHRRSFGDFVKAFLAFVALAVLLVGVPGALAMYLGWPVPSTWDPQAWLTNELSVGTFLHILTFFVWLAWAQFTACVIVEMKAALSGVGVPGRVPGAGPSQLLARQLVAALLLVGATAASLAPGLSQLGQSLEGNQRGTVAAAQQTPGGGLFAQQQEQAASAAAALAEQASHAETAAPSTAKDGDTKYYRIQPPEGRHHDSLWEIAERHLGDGRRYKEIYQLNKDRVQPDGSRLSEASLIRPGWIMEMPGDARGGDLVEMPDETPDVSPEVEQQIHDYAKTGDHAQGGDRAQGGGHERGSSGDTAQVSLPEQRPAAPGEQQHATPATESDSSSFGLPEALLTAPLLAAGLLGALGRRRRQALWQSALGSVGGRRGMEPPTPTGDAADAQDALLVGADPEGVRLLDRSLRGLAASLAEESRALPTVYAAWLSNGDLHLQLAQPAGKPPAPWQLGQDQTFWMLARADAERYEDTDTAAPYPGLVSLGTMDESRLLLNLESVPGIVSLAGREADRAAVFASVAAELATNGWSDRMTITLVGFGQDLTPLAPNRLRHLDGIDDLIETMEAETRQRRGALGAAGQDSVLTGRTGPAQHTRWAPHLVLLAAQPSAEDAVKLAELASDASRLGIGYLVGTETGDLPGAAWEMEITGEGKLLAPLLGLELEAQLLPTAQQQAVVELFVQADPDESPDGPTTTPPFLVDVSEQGRPAVYARLVGPYEIIGLDTPDGERSALQHEALALLLLHREGVHPRVLSSALWPRGVTEDVRDALLERLRAWLGTDPDGSPRLRTDSTGRLTLAKSVVSDLDVLRSLYHEATQGRGVGSRAVRGRLLTDALVLVRGPLLADRAEGRYRWLTHEIIDAQLPLLVADIGLALSAFHLEKDRAEKAIEALTAALNSAPADERLWHELLRATHATGDTARLQTLAADLITRSGARGLPPRTEALLDELLPTWRDGAVAAG; encoded by the coding sequence ATGCCGCGACGCTCAAGCTCGACGGGAAGCCCGACCACCCCGCGGAACCGGACCCCGCAGCCCGTGCGGGTGCACCGGCGTTCCTTCGGGGACTTCGTCAAGGCGTTCCTCGCGTTCGTCGCGCTGGCTGTGCTGCTGGTCGGGGTGCCTGGGGCGTTGGCCATGTATCTCGGGTGGCCGGTGCCCAGCACCTGGGACCCCCAGGCGTGGCTCACCAATGAACTGAGCGTCGGGACGTTCCTGCACATCCTCACCTTCTTCGTCTGGCTCGCCTGGGCCCAGTTCACCGCCTGTGTGATCGTGGAGATGAAGGCCGCGCTGTCGGGAGTCGGCGTGCCGGGGCGCGTACCCGGCGCCGGGCCCAGCCAGTTGCTCGCCCGGCAGCTCGTCGCCGCGTTGCTCCTCGTCGGGGCCACCGCCGCCAGCCTCGCGCCGGGGCTCTCGCAGCTCGGCCAGAGTCTGGAGGGCAACCAGCGCGGGACCGTCGCCGCCGCCCAGCAGACCCCGGGCGGCGGGCTGTTCGCGCAGCAGCAGGAGCAGGCCGCCTCCGCCGCGGCCGCCCTCGCCGAGCAGGCGTCGCACGCCGAGACCGCGGCCCCGAGCACCGCCAAGGACGGGGACACGAAGTACTACCGGATCCAGCCGCCCGAGGGCCGCCACCACGACTCCCTCTGGGAGATCGCCGAACGGCACCTCGGCGACGGCCGCCGGTACAAGGAGATCTACCAGCTCAACAAGGACCGCGTGCAGCCCGACGGGTCGCGGTTGTCGGAGGCCAGCCTCATCCGGCCCGGCTGGATCATGGAGATGCCCGGCGACGCGCGCGGCGGCGATCTCGTCGAGATGCCGGACGAGACGCCCGATGTCTCCCCCGAGGTCGAGCAGCAGATCCACGACTACGCCAAGACCGGCGACCACGCCCAAGGCGGCGACCGGGCCCAAGGCGGCGGCCACGAGCGAGGCTCCTCCGGCGACACCGCCCAGGTCTCCCTCCCCGAACAGCGCCCCGCCGCCCCCGGGGAGCAGCAGCACGCCACCCCCGCCACCGAGTCCGACAGCTCCTCCTTCGGCCTCCCCGAAGCCCTTCTCACCGCCCCGCTCCTCGCCGCCGGTCTCCTCGGCGCCCTCGGCCGCAGGCGCCGCCAGGCCCTGTGGCAGTCGGCGCTCGGTTCCGTCGGCGGGCGGCGCGGGATGGAGCCGCCCACCCCGACCGGCGACGCCGCCGACGCACAGGACGCGCTCCTCGTCGGCGCCGACCCCGAGGGCGTACGCCTGCTGGACCGTTCCCTGCGCGGGCTCGCCGCCTCGCTCGCCGAGGAGTCCCGGGCCCTGCCCACCGTCTACGCCGCCTGGCTCAGCAACGGCGATCTGCATCTCCAGCTCGCCCAGCCCGCCGGGAAGCCGCCCGCCCCCTGGCAGCTCGGCCAGGACCAGACCTTCTGGATGCTGGCCCGCGCCGACGCCGAGCGCTACGAGGACACCGACACCGCCGCCCCGTACCCCGGTCTCGTCAGCCTCGGCACCATGGACGAGTCCCGGCTGCTGCTGAACCTGGAGTCCGTGCCCGGCATCGTCTCCCTCGCCGGCCGCGAGGCCGACCGGGCCGCCGTGTTCGCGTCCGTCGCCGCCGAACTGGCCACCAACGGCTGGTCCGACCGCATGACCATCACCCTCGTCGGCTTCGGCCAGGACCTCACCCCGCTCGCCCCCAACCGCCTGCGCCACCTCGACGGCATCGACGATCTGATCGAGACGATGGAGGCCGAGACCCGGCAGCGGCGCGGGGCGCTCGGGGCGGCGGGCCAGGACTCGGTCCTGACCGGCCGTACCGGACCCGCGCAGCACACCCGTTGGGCCCCGCACCTCGTCCTGCTCGCCGCGCAGCCCTCCGCCGAGGACGCCGTCAAGCTCGCCGAACTCGCCTCCGACGCCAGCCGCCTCGGCATCGGCTACCTCGTCGGCACCGAGACCGGCGATCTGCCGGGCGCCGCCTGGGAGATGGAGATCACCGGCGAGGGCAAGCTGCTCGCCCCGCTGCTCGGTCTTGAGCTGGAGGCGCAGCTGCTGCCGACCGCCCAACAGCAGGCCGTCGTCGAGCTGTTCGTCCAGGCCGACCCCGACGAGAGCCCGGACGGGCCGACGACCACCCCGCCGTTCCTGGTCGACGTCAGCGAGCAGGGACGGCCCGCGGTCTACGCCCGCCTCGTCGGCCCGTACGAGATCATCGGCCTCGACACCCCGGACGGCGAGCGCAGCGCCCTGCAGCACGAGGCGCTCGCGCTGCTGCTCCTGCACCGCGAGGGCGTGCACCCGCGGGTGCTGTCCTCCGCGCTGTGGCCGCGCGGGGTCACCGAGGACGTGCGGGACGCGCTGCTGGAGCGGCTGCGGGCATGGCTCGGCACCGACCCGGACGGCAGCCCGCGGCTGCGCACCGACTCCACCGGGCGGCTCACCCTCGCCAAGTCCGTCGTATCCGATCTGGATGTGCTGCGGTCGCTGTACCACGAGGCCACCCAGGGCCGCGGCGTCGGCAGCCGGGCCGTGCGCGGGCGGCTGCTCACCGACGCGCTGGTGCTGGTGCGCGGACCGCTGCTGGCCGACCGGGCCGAGGGCCGCTACCGCTGGCTCACGCACGAGATCATCGACGCACAGCTCCCGCTGCTGGTCGCGGACATCGGGCTCGCGCTCTCCGCGTTCCACCTGGAGAAGGACCGTGCGGAGAAGGCCATCGAGGCGCTCACCGCGGCCCTGAACTCCGCGCCCGCCGACGAGCGCCTGTGGCACGAGCTGCTGCGCGCCACCCACGCCACCGGCGACACCGCCCGCCTCCAGACGCTGGCCGCCGACCTCATCACCCGCAGCGGGGCGCGCGGACTGCCGCCGCGCACCGAGGCGCTGCTCGACGAGCTGCTGCCGACCTGGCGCGACGGCGCCGTCGCCGCGGGATGA
- a CDS encoding prepilin peptidase — MTDLLLVLAAALWGAAAGAFLPRAAYRFSAPAGEPWRDSCPQGHPVRGWLGRARCDSCTKAYGPGVPPLSLATAAVCAALAAATGTRPELGVWLLLAPLGVLLAVVDFRVQRLPDPLTLPLAGAALTLLGVVALVPEHAGEWPTALYGALALGGGYLVLFLINPAGMGFGDVKLALGTGAVLGWYGWSTLMLGTFAGFLLGALYGGALVVVRRAGRKTAIAFGPFLIAGAFLGLLIGAYTA, encoded by the coding sequence ATGACCGACCTGCTCCTCGTACTCGCCGCCGCACTATGGGGTGCGGCGGCGGGCGCGTTCCTGCCCCGGGCCGCCTACCGCTTCTCCGCCCCGGCGGGCGAGCCCTGGCGGGACAGCTGCCCGCAGGGGCATCCGGTACGTGGCTGGCTCGGCCGCGCGCGCTGCGACAGCTGCACCAAGGCATACGGCCCCGGCGTCCCGCCCCTCTCCCTGGCCACCGCCGCCGTCTGCGCCGCCCTCGCCGCCGCCACCGGCACTCGCCCCGAACTGGGCGTATGGCTGCTGCTGGCGCCCCTCGGCGTGCTGCTCGCGGTGGTCGACTTCCGCGTCCAGCGCCTGCCGGACCCGCTGACCCTGCCGCTCGCGGGGGCCGCCCTCACCCTGCTCGGCGTGGTCGCCCTGGTCCCGGAGCACGCGGGGGAGTGGCCGACTGCCCTCTACGGCGCCCTCGCCCTCGGCGGCGGCTATCTCGTGCTCTTCCTGATCAACCCCGCCGGGATGGGCTTCGGCGACGTCAAACTCGCCCTCGGCACGGGCGCGGTCCTCGGCTGGTACGGCTGGTCCACGCTGATGCTCGGCACGTTCGCGGGCTTCCTGCTCGGGGCGCTGTACGGCGGCGCCCTCGTCGTCGTACGGCGGGCGGGACGCAAGACGGCGATCGCGTTCGGGCCGTTCCTGATCGCCGGGGCCTTCCTGGGACTGCTGATCGGGGCGTACACGGCCTGA
- the mqnC gene encoding cyclic dehypoxanthinyl futalosine synthase: MTEKADLQSVLDRAAEGGRITPEEALDLYRDAPLHALGAAADAVRRRRYAGTEHIATYIIERNINYTNVCVTACKFCAFYAPPKDTAKGWTRDLDDILRRCAETVELGGTQIMFQGGHHPDYGVEYYEKHFKAIKDAFPQLVIHSLGASEVEHMARISGVSVEEAIQRIHTAGLDSFAGAGAELLPERPRKAIAPLKESGERWLEIMEAAHNLGVESTSTMLMGTGETNAERIEHLRMIRDVQDRTGGFRAFIPYLYQPMNNHLKGRTQATIFEYLRMIAIGRLFMDNIAHIQGSWLTTGQDAGQLTLHYGADDLGSIMLEENVVSAAGAKHRSNLQEMIDMIRTAGRVPAQRSTTYEHLVVHDDPANDPVDARVVSHISSTAIEGGTAHPELKILANN, from the coding sequence GTGACCGAGAAGGCCGACCTCCAGTCCGTCCTCGACCGTGCCGCGGAGGGTGGGCGGATCACTCCAGAGGAGGCGCTCGACCTCTACCGCGACGCCCCGCTGCACGCGCTGGGCGCCGCCGCCGACGCCGTACGCCGCCGCCGCTACGCGGGCACCGAGCACATCGCGACGTACATCATCGAGCGCAACATCAACTACACGAACGTCTGCGTGACGGCGTGCAAGTTCTGCGCCTTCTACGCGCCCCCCAAGGACACCGCCAAGGGCTGGACCCGCGACCTGGACGACATCCTGCGCCGGTGCGCGGAGACCGTCGAACTCGGCGGCACCCAGATCATGTTCCAGGGCGGCCACCACCCGGACTACGGCGTCGAGTACTACGAGAAGCACTTCAAGGCCATCAAGGACGCGTTCCCGCAGCTGGTCATCCACTCCCTCGGCGCGTCCGAGGTCGAGCACATGGCCCGGATCAGCGGGGTGTCGGTCGAGGAAGCGATCCAGCGCATCCACACGGCCGGCCTCGACTCCTTCGCCGGCGCCGGCGCGGAACTGCTCCCCGAGCGCCCCCGCAAGGCCATCGCGCCGCTGAAGGAGTCCGGCGAGCGCTGGCTGGAGATCATGGAGGCCGCGCACAACCTGGGCGTGGAGTCCACCTCCACCATGCTGATGGGCACCGGTGAGACCAACGCCGAGCGCATCGAGCACCTGCGGATGATCCGCGACGTACAGGACCGGACGGGCGGCTTCCGCGCCTTCATCCCGTACCTCTACCAGCCGATGAACAACCACCTGAAGGGCCGCACCCAGGCCACGATCTTCGAGTACCTGCGGATGATCGCGATCGGCCGGCTCTTCATGGACAACATCGCGCACATCCAGGGCTCCTGGCTGACCACCGGCCAGGACGCGGGCCAGCTGACGCTGCACTACGGCGCCGACGACCTCGGCTCGATCATGCTGGAGGAGAACGTCGTCTCGGCGGCCGGCGCCAAGCACCGCTCCAACCTCCAGGAAATGATCGACATGATCCGTACGGCGGGGCGGGTCCCGGCCCAGCGCTCGACCACGTACGAGCACCTCGTCGTGCACGACGACCCGGCGAACGACCCGGTCGACGCGCGCGTCGTCTCCCACATCTCCTCCACGGCGATCGAGGGCGGCACGGCCCACCCCGAGCTGAAGATCCTCGCCAACAACTAG
- a CDS encoding imidazolonepropionase-like domain-containing protein has translation MLTIHTAALVLPVGAEPVPDGAVVADGDRVAAIGPYEEVAASYEGARTRRWPGVLTPGLRQLHGRWLLTRCYHPDPREADELGTEPLTGAALAELAPDAARMAGSVRRGLQRMLAHGTTHVGGPFPDAVRQSVVRSGLREVPEPWRSAPPVWDGPDLDPFVEGYDLPATAHGPLTVGGAADLAVFDVQDEKTLAAKGAGTCVATVLGGRLVYRRR, from the coding sequence ATGCTCACCATCCATACGGCGGCCCTGGTGCTGCCGGTCGGCGCCGAGCCGGTGCCGGACGGGGCGGTCGTCGCCGACGGCGACCGCGTCGCGGCCATCGGGCCGTACGAGGAAGTGGCGGCGTCCTACGAGGGTGCGCGCACCCGGCGCTGGCCGGGCGTACTGACCCCGGGGCTACGGCAGTTGCACGGGCGGTGGCTCCTGACCCGGTGCTACCACCCCGACCCGCGCGAGGCCGACGAGCTGGGCACCGAGCCTCTCACCGGCGCGGCCCTCGCCGAACTCGCCCCGGACGCCGCCCGGATGGCGGGCAGCGTCCGCCGCGGCCTGCAACGGATGCTCGCCCACGGCACGACCCACGTCGGCGGCCCCTTCCCGGACGCCGTACGGCAGTCGGTGGTCCGCTCGGGCCTGCGCGAGGTGCCCGAGCCGTGGCGCTCGGCTCCACCGGTGTGGGACGGCCCGGACCTGGACCCCTTCGTGGAGGGCTACGACCTCCCGGCCACAGCCCATGGTCCGCTCACCGTTGGGGGTGCGGCAGACCTGGCGGTCTTCGATGTACAGGACGAGAAGACGCTCGCGGCGAAGGGCGCGGGGACGTGTGTGGCGACGGTGCTGGGGGGCCGACTGGTGTACCGCCGCCGCTAG
- a CDS encoding chitinase — protein MRSFVKATAGIAMLFVLAASGCAENSGNAESPTSYAPYVSALTAAETDTAGSPTTYNLAFVIADGTECAPSWSGVYGVDDATVASRIAELKESGATVRVSFGGASGDELAARCGSASTLAKAYGAALDAAGSTQADFDIEGDELSDSGSVDLRSRAIALLQEERMDLSVSFTLPVMPSGLDEDGIALLNSANNHGVQVSTVNLMTMNYGESYDGDMGEYALAAAKSAHAQLRDVFGTSSATAWRAMALTSMIGVNDVDGETFSLQDAAQVREFAEEKGVAWVSMWSTVRDQQCAQGDAEDDAQTDCSGVEQEDGEFASVFAG, from the coding sequence ATGCGGAGTTTTGTGAAGGCGACAGCCGGGATCGCCATGCTGTTTGTCCTGGCGGCCAGCGGATGTGCGGAGAATTCCGGAAACGCCGAAAGTCCTACCTCGTACGCCCCCTACGTCAGCGCCCTCACCGCCGCCGAAACCGACACCGCCGGCTCCCCCACGACGTACAACCTGGCCTTCGTCATCGCCGACGGCACGGAGTGCGCGCCGAGTTGGAGCGGCGTGTACGGCGTGGACGACGCCACCGTGGCCTCCCGGATCGCGGAGCTGAAGGAGTCCGGGGCCACGGTCCGCGTCTCCTTCGGCGGGGCCTCCGGGGACGAGCTGGCGGCGCGTTGCGGCAGCGCCTCCACGCTGGCGAAGGCGTACGGCGCGGCCCTGGACGCGGCGGGCTCCACCCAGGCCGACTTCGACATCGAGGGCGACGAACTCTCCGACTCCGGCTCGGTGGACCTGCGTTCGCGGGCGATAGCCCTGCTCCAGGAGGAGCGCATGGACCTGAGCGTCTCCTTCACGCTCCCCGTGATGCCGTCGGGACTCGACGAGGACGGCATTGCTCTGCTGAACTCCGCCAACAATCACGGCGTTCAGGTCTCCACCGTCAACCTCATGACGATGAACTACGGCGAGTCCTACGACGGTGACATGGGCGAGTACGCCCTCGCCGCGGCGAAGTCCGCGCACGCGCAGCTTCGGGACGTCTTCGGTACGTCGTCCGCCACTGCGTGGCGGGCCATGGCGCTCACCTCGATGATCGGCGTGAACGATGTCGACGGGGAGACGTTCTCGCTCCAGGACGCGGCTCAGGTAAGGGAGTTCGCGGAGGAGAAGGGGGTCGCGTGGGTGTCCATGTGGTCGACGGTGAGGGACCAGCAGTGCGCTCAGGGGGATGCGGAGGATGACGCGCAGACCGATTGCAGTGGGGTGGAGCAGGAGGACGGTGAGTTCGCCTCGGTGTTCGCGGGGTGA
- a CDS encoding bifunctional polysaccharide deacetylase/glycosyltransferase family 2 protein yields the protein MTTTTPSRGRRRAPTRIERVAGRAAALQKPRVILALLLLLALTSIMLLDGYLRAEVGGDQRVRTGAGSGDVPDEILDGGPILTFRGGQATTVSVPDKTIALTFDDGPNPTWTPQVLEILEKYDVPGTFFVVGSMVSRYPGLVRDLVDQGNEIGIHTFTHVDLSYQSDARVTREITQTQLALAGAAGITTTLFRAPYSSKTDAIDNYSWPVYQNLGEDGYTSVFIDTDSDDWKRPGVSKIVKWATPSKNNGASVLFHDAGGERSQTIKALPKYIEKMKAKGYTFTTISGVMGSQGPTAGSPVAGGQGSTLQAAHREATGATLYEGKALIAAVAVAEWTVPALSVGLMVVGVAVLGRFGMMLVLARRHHRQRNRRRFRWGPTVTEPVSVIVPAYNEKECIANTLQSLARSTHPIEIIVVDDGSTDGTSEIARAAADSLGMRNVRVIRQENAGKPAALNNGVRSAGHGIVVMMDGDTVFEPDTVRQLVQPFADPEVGAVAGNAKVGNRNTVIGAWQHIEYVMGFNLDRRMYDLLRCMPTIPGAIGAFRRDAVLEAGGMSEDTLAEDTDITIALHRAGWRVVYEEHARAWTEAPGSLKQLWSQRYRWSYGTMQALWKHRKSLTDKGPSGRFGRVGMPLVVIFQIVTPVFAPLIDVFTVYSMIFVDFRAALLAWLAVLAVQLVCAAYAFRLDREKYRYLLMMPLQQLAYRQLMYLVLIHSCVTALTGGRLRWQKLKRTGEVGTPAGVR from the coding sequence ATGACCACGACGACCCCCTCACGCGGCCGCCGCCGTGCCCCCACCCGGATCGAACGCGTCGCGGGCAGGGCCGCCGCGCTCCAGAAGCCGCGTGTCATCCTCGCCCTGCTGCTCCTGCTCGCCCTGACCAGCATCATGCTGCTGGACGGCTATCTGCGCGCCGAAGTCGGCGGTGACCAGCGCGTACGCACCGGGGCGGGTTCCGGCGACGTACCGGACGAGATCCTCGACGGCGGCCCGATCCTCACCTTCCGCGGCGGACAGGCCACCACGGTCTCGGTGCCGGACAAGACCATCGCCCTCACCTTCGACGACGGCCCGAACCCCACCTGGACGCCGCAGGTCCTGGAGATCCTGGAGAAGTACGACGTCCCGGGCACCTTTTTCGTGGTCGGCTCGATGGTGTCCCGCTATCCCGGGCTCGTGCGGGACCTGGTCGACCAGGGCAACGAGATCGGGATCCACACCTTCACCCACGTCGATCTGTCGTACCAGAGCGACGCCCGCGTCACCCGCGAGATCACCCAGACGCAACTCGCGCTGGCGGGCGCCGCCGGAATCACCACCACGCTGTTCCGGGCGCCGTACTCCTCGAAGACGGACGCCATCGACAACTACAGCTGGCCCGTTTACCAAAACCTCGGCGAGGACGGCTACACCAGCGTCTTCATCGACACCGACAGCGACGACTGGAAACGGCCGGGCGTCTCGAAGATCGTGAAATGGGCGACGCCCAGCAAGAACAACGGCGCGTCCGTGCTCTTCCACGATGCCGGTGGTGAGCGCTCGCAGACGATCAAGGCGCTGCCGAAATACATCGAGAAGATGAAGGCGAAGGGCTACACCTTCACGACCATCAGCGGCGTCATGGGGAGTCAGGGACCAACCGCCGGGAGTCCCGTGGCCGGCGGCCAGGGCTCGACCCTCCAGGCCGCACACCGCGAGGCCACCGGCGCCACCCTCTACGAGGGCAAAGCCCTCATCGCCGCCGTCGCGGTCGCCGAGTGGACCGTACCGGCGCTCTCCGTAGGCCTGATGGTCGTGGGCGTGGCCGTGCTGGGCCGGTTCGGGATGATGCTGGTCCTCGCCCGCCGCCACCACCGGCAACGCAACAGACGCCGTTTCAGGTGGGGTCCGACGGTCACCGAGCCGGTCAGCGTGATCGTCCCGGCGTACAACGAGAAGGAGTGCATCGCCAACACCCTCCAGTCGCTGGCCCGGAGCACCCATCCGATCGAGATCATCGTGGTCGACGACGGCTCGACCGACGGCACCTCCGAGATCGCGCGGGCCGCGGCCGACTCCCTGGGGATGCGGAACGTCCGCGTCATCCGCCAGGAGAACGCGGGCAAACCGGCCGCCCTCAACAACGGTGTGCGCAGCGCCGGTCACGGCATCGTCGTGATGATGGACGGCGACACCGTCTTCGAGCCGGACACCGTACGGCAGCTCGTGCAGCCCTTCGCCGACCCCGAGGTGGGCGCGGTCGCGGGCAACGCCAAGGTCGGCAACCGGAACACCGTCATCGGGGCCTGGCAGCACATCGAGTACGTGATGGGCTTCAACCTCGACCGGCGCATGTACGACCTGCTGCGCTGCATGCCCACGATCCCGGGCGCGATCGGCGCGTTCCGCCGGGACGCGGTACTGGAGGCCGGCGGGATGAGCGAGGACACCCTCGCCGAGGACACCGACATCACCATCGCCCTGCACCGCGCGGGATGGCGGGTCGTCTACGAGGAGCACGCGCGTGCCTGGACCGAGGCCCCGGGCTCGCTCAAGCAGCTGTGGTCCCAGCGCTACCGCTGGTCCTACGGCACCATGCAGGCGCTGTGGAAGCACCGCAAGTCCCTGACGGACAAGGGGCCTTCGGGCCGCTTCGGCCGGGTCGGGATGCCTCTCGTGGTGATCTTCCAGATCGTCACGCCGGTCTTCGCGCCGCTCATCGATGTGTTCACCGTCTACTCGATGATCTTCGTCGACTTCCGGGCGGCCCTGCTGGCCTGGCTCGCGGTGCTGGCCGTCCAGCTCGTCTGCGCGGCGTACGCCTTCCGCCTGGACCGGGAGAAGTACCGCTACCTGCTGATGATGCCGCTCCAGCAGCTGGCCTACCGGCAGCTGATGTACCTCGTCCTGATCCACTCCTGCGTCACCGCCCTGACCGGCGGCCGGCTGCGCTGGCAGAAGCTGAAGCGCACGGGCGAGGTCGGGACGCCGGCGGGGGTGCGCTGA
- a CDS encoding acyltransferase family protein: MGSHRRGGTAAAVVAAPSVRDRYFDTLRAVALVRVVTYHTFGWAWAGLVFPSMGVMFALAGTLMARSLEGPAPKVVRGRLRRLLPPFWFWGFFVVLAMLFHGWMPGRQIVYWVVPLGDPPGNAWGAQAYEILWYLRTYLWFVLLSPLLLKVFRLAPVPVLLASLAPIAVLQFLWPGPDGRLGSALWDLSTYLFCWILGFAHRDGVLQRLRPAAVLLLSLAALGYGGWYALAHQGEYGTYDLDEIPLAQAFWSAGFVTLLMWAKERFRIDFAGLTRFPRLDRLVTVFNARAVTIYLWHEIALILAVPLIDRLWQVPAFEAYLPLESQWFMFGVGWVLIAGFVLVCGWVEDVAARKRPRLLP; this comes from the coding sequence GTGGGCTCGCACCGGCGCGGGGGGACGGCCGCCGCCGTAGTGGCCGCACCCTCCGTTCGTGACCGCTACTTCGACACCCTCCGTGCCGTCGCCCTGGTCCGGGTCGTGACCTACCACACCTTCGGCTGGGCTTGGGCCGGTCTGGTCTTCCCTTCCATGGGCGTCATGTTCGCCCTGGCCGGCACCCTGATGGCCAGGTCCCTGGAGGGGCCCGCGCCCAAGGTGGTCCGCGGACGGCTCCGCCGCCTGCTGCCGCCGTTCTGGTTCTGGGGCTTCTTCGTGGTGCTGGCGATGCTGTTCCACGGCTGGATGCCCGGCCGGCAGATCGTCTACTGGGTCGTCCCGCTCGGCGACCCGCCGGGCAACGCGTGGGGCGCCCAGGCGTACGAAATCCTCTGGTACCTGCGCACGTACCTCTGGTTCGTGCTCCTGTCCCCGCTCCTGCTGAAGGTGTTCCGGCTGGCTCCGGTCCCGGTCCTGCTGGCCTCCCTCGCTCCGATCGCGGTGCTTCAGTTCCTCTGGCCGGGCCCGGACGGCCGGCTCGGCAGCGCGCTGTGGGACCTGTCGACGTATCTCTTCTGCTGGATCCTCGGCTTCGCGCACCGCGACGGCGTGCTCCAGCGGCTGCGCCCGGCGGCCGTGCTCCTGCTCTCCCTCGCCGCCCTCGGCTACGGCGGCTGGTACGCCCTCGCCCACCAGGGGGAGTACGGCACCTACGACCTGGACGAGATCCCGCTCGCGCAGGCCTTCTGGTCCGCCGGGTTCGTGACGCTGCTGATGTGGGCCAAGGAGCGCTTCCGGATCGACTTCGCCGGGCTGACCCGGTTCCCGCGCCTGGACCGGCTGGTGACGGTCTTCAACGCGCGTGCCGTGACGATCTACCTCTGGCACGAGATCGCCCTGATCCTCGCCGTCCCGCTGATCGACCGGCTGTGGCAGGTGCCCGCCTTCGAGGCGTATCTGCCGCTGGAGAGCCAGTGGTTCATGTTCGGCGTCGGCTGGGTGCTGATCGCCGGATTCGTCCTGGTGTGCGGCTGGGTGGAGGACGTCGCCGCCAGGAAGCGGCCGAGGCTCCTCCCCTGA